AGAGCCTATGAGTGTCAATGTCAAATTCTCAAATCAGTAGGATAGTGGATCAAACCAGTGTGTCACCCCTGCGAATATTGAGTTTGCAGAGAGGGCAAATTGCATTTATCCGAAGCCATTTGCTGATGCATCCACAATGGAAATGGTGGTTGCAGGGAAGAGAATACAGCTCTGCTCCATCTATGTATAGGGAGAGGCAAATGCAGCACTTCTGGAAAGCCAACAAATTTGAAGTAAAATTATACTCTTTTAGCAGGGAAAAAAGACGATGATGAGATTTTACATACGCATCTGGTTTGTGgtgaaaaaggaagaaaagaaaaactggaACAAAATGGATACatgatttgatgatgatgatgagataaGCCTTCAAGTTCAAGTGTATAAGTATAAGATAATTAACTGAGTGATCACAATATCCATTTACTAAAAGAATTAGAGGTTTAAGGGTTCTAGGACCATGTTGGATACTCCAAATTGTACCCAACCCATTCCTCGACAAACAAAGTGCACAGCATATTACAAGCATAAAACCACAATCAAATTACATGTCATCGGGTAAACTTAGAACTATAGTCATCTTGCGAGACTCATGCTTATCTTAGTTACAATCATGCAGACAAAAGTTGCAGTAGACGATGTAAACAGCATGTTTTTTAATCCCTATGAAATTAAAAGGTGGGGGCTTCTAGAAATAGGATGCTCATTATTATTTCCTTTATGGCAAGCCAAAACGAGGACCAAAGATTTCCATGTCTGAGGTCAAACTGTAATAATGCAGGAACAACTCCAACTGCATGACCATTACGTTTAAAGTAACTCCAGTGTTATTTATTACTCTTGATTTGCAGTTGCAACTTCAGTGTATTGACATCATAAAGTTAATATTACTTGGCATATTTAGATCATTATACTTGACTTTAGTGTCCTTGTCTTCCAACAATGGAATTTGGAGTTAATAATTCAACAGCGAATGGCATACATCCTCAATCAGGTGCATACACACACATTGTGGGTGAAGAAGAAGTCCGgcacaaataaaatcaaaagatAGGGAAGAAAAGAGGCAATATGCTTACAGAATCATCTGGATGAAGAGCAAGTTCATTAGAAGAACTATCATCGCCCAACTCCAACCTTGCCCCCAAAGCTTCTTGCTTCTCATCAATGTCCAATTTCCTAAATTGATCAGCTTGCCGGTATCTATACTTTGCTAGAGTCCTGATATCAGCATCAGAAGCACCTTGTCGAGTTGCTACAGCATAGGCAATAGCTACAAGCGGAATGCAGCAAAAGATGGCAAAGAAAACAGCTAATGCCATTCCAATGCAAAAGATTATAAAGAACACGTCAAAGGCTAGAAATACCACTGTTAACCTGCACTTCACGCACAGGACCCATTATTTGAGTTACCACATGTATGTCAGCATGTAACACATAAGAGCACACCAAGATGTAAAAGGGTTCCATTAATTGAAAAGACTTTTCCAAGAATAACCAGCtcgagtgaaaaaaaaaatccaaattctATTTTTGGATTTCATAGATGATAGAACCATTCGCATATAGTCAGGAGAATAGGTTGATTTAAAAGAGTTAAATTAGAACGGAAAGTAAGAAAAACAACTTCAATAAGGTTGTGGAGCTTAATGCATGACAGAATTGCAAGAAACATTTTCTAAATTgatggaaaatatatatatatatatagcttcccAACTTTCAGTTAGGATGATTTGTAAATCAGACAGTTGGAAACTACAATGGATGTTAACACCTGCTATTCTATGACAATAGAGAGTTCGGATTTATATTCTTCTTTTGCAAAAGCTAAGGAAGAGGGATAAATGTATGAAAAAACCTCCGCCAGTTCTGCAAAGAGAACTATATATGATGATAAGTGCCTCACAGCTGAACCTATAACGCAACTAAATCCCTACTTGACTGTTGGAAACATAGTGTTCCTAACTCaatgattattatttatagatgcACACACAGTTTTTCAATTACATATTTGATGAGCATTATTTGAAGCGTTATATGGCACCAAATGTTGCAGCAGTTGCAAAAGACTAAGTGGCTATAAAGCAACAGGCATAAATCTCAACATGCACTTACCAGTAGAGACGGGGAGAATCTTGTAGAAGCGGTTGGCCACCCGTTACTATCCAATAACATCCAATGACCCACCAGACGGATGATATCACAGTGTTAAGTGACTCCAACCATTTCACAATGCTGAAAAATAAGCAGAAGGATTGTTTATACATGATTCACTTACCAAGACACGTTTCTAGTTCCAGCAGCATTTAATAAGCTCAGAAGTATAAAAAAATTAGCGTCTATCTAAGCCAGTTCATCCAATTAAGTGATATAACACCCTATTATTCTCAAAGAAAAACTGCCAGTCTCTTCCAAATTCCCTGAATCTAAACCAATGAGGTCACTACTATTTAAAAGAATGCATACCCCTAAGTTGTACTTGCTCCAAGGATCCAAGGTTCCACATGACAGGTGTCTATCACATCCTAAACAATAATTGCAACAACATATAACCTCCCATTCAGATTCTTACCAAATTTCAGTCCTTTATTGAAACTAACAACAAATAATGAGTGGGTGcccctctttctttctctcagaAAACCCCTTCTCACCCACCTTTTCATTTTCACTTTCACAATGCAgattataaaatttttttataggtATAGATGCGCCATCCAAACAGCTCAAACATAATAAGCCTCCTTGTCCCAGTAAGCAAGGTGTATACGCTTCACTTAAAAGAATACAAAAAGTTTAACATGAAAAACCGACGAGCATTGATTAACTAAAATTCCGAAAGTAGCATAATTTTCTCAGTATCTAAACAAAACCTTGCAAAAACAGCAACTTTGAGGAATCAGGCTGAATTCCGTCAAACCCAATACAGaatcaatgaataaaatatttcaaaaatgGAAATAAAATGTGATTCACCAAAAATTTACCTGCTTTGACGCTGCGAAGGCGACAGTTCCCCCAAACAAGCACGGTCATCACAGCGATCATTCCGACTCCGAAATTCAAAGTACACGAACCCCAGATGCAATAAGCACTGAAAAGCATACCCACAGACCCAGACCCTCAACGGAGTAGAGGGTCTCTCTTTGATAGACGACAGGAGCACCAACACGGATACCGCCACAAACGCGAGGTTCCATATTACGTCAAGCACTACGATCGGCCTCGAGTAGTGGTGATCATTACCGACATTTTCACCGCAGAATTCGTGATCGTCGTCCGATCGAGGAGTGATCAGACGGCTGAGAGGGAGGAAGAGCGTGGAAGTAATGGTGGGGTGACGGAGTAGCGAATAACTGCATCTGCTACTTCCTCGTCGTACTTccatttcttctccttttggtaTAAACACAGCGAGAGTTCTAAATCAGATTGGGTGGAGTAGTAGTTTACTTGGTGGTCAGTGGTACTAGCAGTTGTACTTAGAACTTAGAAATGTGTTGAAACGTTGCCGTATTATACCTCCaaattgtttatctttttttttttttaattttgttaatattattattttatgttggTGTGATGGGACCCATATGAGTCCTTTCAAGTACAGTCGAAGTCGAAAGTATCGAGCCATGCAATCCACTTTAataatatgtttatttattataattatataatgGATGAAGACCTAAATTGGATATTTGAAGTGTCTAATCTAAATAATAAACCgtgtttaaaaattaaaaaaattaatgtttattaattattacaGCTATTATGATCTGGAAATTaatcattatgatttatgagaTCAATTGAAACTATCCATCATATATGTTATCTAGATAGGTAAGTAATTGGGAAAAGTGGAATGATCCAAATATTCGGAGTTTATATAGACCAAATTATTTACATGGTACACAAAGATGTCAGTTGTAAcgaattattatttattattgaaaATTATTACATTCATAAtttaaattacaatttttttttttatattcagATTGAGGCCCTTGAAGAAGAATCTGTTCCTTTGATCAGGAAATGGTTTGATTCTGTCAAGAAATCAAAGGAATTGATAGAGCGTGGAGCGAGCACAACATCTATATCCTCGGTCATATCTTCAAGCAATGTTATAGTTGGCACCACCTgcatataacatatataatatatatatatatataaacacacaaatATTACCACCTTAATCGACCTTACTTAAAGCCGCTAATTATCATTAATTGTAATATATTCGACTCAGATCAAGGCGATAAGACTACTTCTGTCGAAGATTCTGAGAACGTTTTTCAAGGGTATGAGCCTTCATTAGGCGTGGTATATAGAAGTGAAAAATGATTCAGATAGACAGATACCTTCTTTGGTTCCTTGAACGAGTTCTCGTCCATCAAATTAGCAGCTGTGTATACAGTCTTTGATGACCCCAACGAGTTCAACCTCAGCCCATCCACGTCGATTCTGAGATTCACTGAGCTGCTTCCGAAGTTCACAATCTGCAAGCGTTGGTTATTGAAAAACTTGAGTGATTAGCTAAAATGTCTGAATGCAGGGTACTTGTTCACGGGGAAGGAGAACGTATAAGAGTGAATCAGAAACCTTTATTTTTAGGTAACTTTTCATATCATCTGTTTGCCAAGCGATTGCAGATGCAATAAGCGAACTAGAGGCGTTGCTTTGAAGTGTTGCATTGAGCAGAGTTGCTCCACTTGACTCCTTGAAGAGATGGTGCACCCAGTAGCTAGGAGTTCCGTAGAGCTGCCAAGAGTTGAAGACGATCGCATCGGGGTTCCATCTTTAGAAACAGAAAGGTCTCAAGTATCATTTGACAGATAGATAAAAATGACAGCGGGATTCTGTACGCCGATCTTAAAGGGAAAGAAGTACCTCCTGTCGTTGGAATTTACGAAAAGAGGTGCATAGCTTGCCATCTCAATGATATCACTGCAGAGGGAAAATAATTCTCATTAGCTCTTCCTATTCAAGGAGGTATATTTTTCCAATCACGAATATCATGACCCGAGAGATCCTTTTCGAAAGGGATTAACTATGGACCAGAGACATCATGAGAAGCAATATTTGAAATTATCAAGCAACAGATAGTCGCGTTTTccccaagagaagaaggaaAAGTAAAACAGACATCTCAACTCGTTACATAGTCGAGCATTGACATGCACATAGGCAAATATAACAAAATGCAAGTTCATGCAGACCAATGCAAACCTGTTCTTTTCCAGTCCAATAAGGAATCCAGCTTCAGCTAATGCTGCTAGAAAACTTCCTGTGCCGGCATCTTTTCCAGTCACAGCGTACTCACTAACAAAAGCCTGAAATCAAATGACAGGCTTAACCGCCATATTTATTGACAGACAAAATCATAGGTCATTAACGAGTACAGCATAATACCTTTGGACCCCTTCGTGGAGCAAGATTAAATCTACTAGACTTCGAGAACAAGTCACTAGCAGATGTATAGATCTGTTAAAGGTAAGGAAAATGCTATTAAAGTGTCGCCCAACCAGTAATCCAGTCCATTAATAATTGATAAATACATGAAGTGAAGAATTACATGATAGTCATAGATATCAGCAGGGTGGTCTAACGGTTGGGAAGATCCATCACAGTTCGAGATTATTTTGATGTCTGGATAGGCACGCTTTATGGCATCATAGAACCTAAGATAATTTCCTGGGCacataaaaaaatgaattgGTAGCAGTGAGTATTTCAATACCTTTATCGTCCAGAATCTAGAAGCGCTATTACAACTAGAAAATATTCTGGCAAGCTTATGGTAAGCTTTGGAACCAGAAAAAATGTATGTTAACtagtttatttttgtaaaagagGTCTCAATTAGACTATATAAGTTATGCAGACCTCGATAATTCTTTTTCCCACAGTCCTCGTTCCCAATAGCCATATATCTCAAGTCAAAGGGTTCTGGGTGACCCATTGCAGCTCGAACAGAACCCCATTTCGAATTGGAATCACCTCTAGCAAACTCAATACTGTCAAGGGCCTCCTGCGGTCAAGACAAAAAATTACATATCAGAGACATGTATTAGAATCTTTTACATAGCAAGAAAAACTATTAATGAGCACTTACACTTCCATTAAGAACACGCAACAAAGTTAGCAAactgaaaatcaaatatttgcATGCATACTTGTATGAAAGGTAGGACTTTGGAAGTGTCAACTTGATCTTGATGGCTGATTCCTGCAAAATTGAAGTAACCCAGAAAACAAAGGATATGGTCAAGCTTAATCAACCTCAGGTTCCAATGAGAAAACAGGTTTACACAACTAAGCACACAAAAAGTACCATTATTAATCACCCATACAGGCAATGCACCAAGGTCTTCTGCTAGCTGCAAAGATGATTAAACGCTCAAACTGTTATGTGCAGAAGAAAAACGAAATGAATTCTCTTAAGAATTATAAACAATCAAGCGTCGACAAAGAAACAAGATACCCACTTGAAGAAATTCAAGATACCCAAGTCCATCATCGGTCCAGTACATCCAAACATCACCAAAATGACCAGGTCTTTCCTCCCAGGGCCCAATGGATTCCTTCCAGCGAAATGCATCTCTTAACCACTCACCTTCGACAAAGCAGCCACCTAGTGAAGTATAATAAGATAGTACACCACTCCAATTGGAATCTCAAGAACCAAAGAAATAGGATGAGATTAAGGCTATGATAAACAATGTAGAAAATTTCTGTTCGTGATACTTATTTATATTGACCAAGGAAAAGGCGAAGAAAcaggaaaataattaaaataggAAAGTCAAACATTTTTAAAAAGCTTCATGTGCTCTTAACTTCTCACAGAGCAGGTTTCAGAATGAAAAAAGAAGCCTTATAAAATATAGCTGATGGAAGGACATCGATAAGACACAATATTACTATAAATGATTTTATGAAACAGATGCatcaaaaaaacttcaaaaaataattaaaataggAAAGTCAAACATTTTTAAAAAGCTTCATGTGCTCTTAACTTCTCACAGAGCAGGTTTCAGAATGAAAAAAGAAGCCTTATAAAATATAGCTGATGGAAGGACATCGATAAGACACAATATTACTATAAACGATTTTATGAAACAGATGCATCAAAAAAACTTCAATTATGAATCTCAAAAAGGCCAGTGTCACCGAATTCAATCTGAAATATCTCGTACGGACATATAGCAACTCTTATGAAATGATCCAAACTCTGTTATAATCTGCTCATACATAAACATTTATACCTGGAAATCTGATGAATCGAGGCTTTATATCTGCCAACATTTTAAAAAGATCATTTCGGAAACCATGACCCTGTTCCAAGAAAAAGTTTGTAGAAAGAATTACTGATATGGCATGCATGTGGCAAGGCACACTAAGGAAATGTTTTTGAATAAACAATTCAGAAAATAGCAACAAATGAATATGTTGTTTGTATTCAATAACTTCTGTAACTTGTTTAACTTCTGGAACGGTTTAAATCAATGCAGAAGTTACAAATCTACATGCCAACCTCCCAAaattcttgtttttgttggatCCTTAAACGGTCAGAAAATATGAAAACAATTCTGGGGTAATTAACCATTTAAACATTCCAAAGCCAAACATGACCACATGTTTTCCTGCCCTTGCATAAGACCAAATCAACAAGTAAAGATACCCCAGTTACCCACTTATCAACATCCTTGTCTTAACACAAGTATTTCACACGTAATAGCACATAATTGATTTCTGGAAGAGAGTGAGTAAAGAGTGATACCTTGTAGGTGTCCAAAGGCATAGCCGATACTTGATCGAACCATATTACCCCTTTTTGGGATGTTGTCAATTGAAGTCTTGAACTATGATCTGCTCCTACAGCCTTCAACAGAACTTCTGCCTTTTTCCAGTTTGACACATCAGCAGCAGAAGCTCTGCAAGTTGCAGGAATTTAAATTTTGAGcacgaaaaaagaaaaatcaagaataGCACAAAGGCATTATGCTGtacagaaaaagaataaaagatacTACTCAGATGGTGCTCACATGATGTTTGCAGTGGCCAGAGTTTGCAAGCCATTCGAGCTAGTTAATGATACAGACACATTAATTGGTCCTGATGAGCGAACATAAAGAATCACCTTGTAGATCTTCCCTTGTTCAATATTCTGAAGTAAACATAAGAAAAGGATTTTGATTACAAAAGAATCGTCAGCTGAAAATGAAGGAAGAACAAAGATTTCACAGAGATCAGGCAGCTGAGATCTAATGATTAAATAGAATATAATaacccctttatttttctgtaggTAAATTTCACGATCTTAAGCTGAGCACACAATTGATAATTAAAACAGTGCAACATTAAGCAATGTTATGATATTAGAAAGCATGGCAGAAGGGATCATATTCCACAGAAATGGATATTTTGAAAATGGGGATGCACCGGATTCATTATAAGACAACAGGTCTCAATAATTCTCACCATGCCCCAGTATCCAGGATTATATACACCAACTCCGCCAGATGGGCAGATATTACTGCCCTGGCTATCACAAAGCACATCCATTCTCAGGGCAACCTTATTACGTTCAAAGGATGATGAGCGGTCTGTCGATAAAATTATAGAAGACTCGTCTCCAATTACAGACCATGGATCAATATTTGAGGGAGTGTTAGGGCCCCCAGCTTCAAAACCTGAAAAAAATTTGTC
The window above is part of the Tripterygium wilfordii isolate XIE 37 chromosome 3, ASM1340144v1, whole genome shotgun sequence genome. Proteins encoded here:
- the LOC119988045 gene encoding E3 ubiquitin-protein ligase At1g63170-like isoform X2; the protein is MEVRRGSSRCSYSLLRHPTITSTLFLPLSRLITPRSDDDHEFCGENVGNDHHYSRPIVVLDVIWNLAFVAVSVLVLLSSIKERPSTPLRVWVCGYAFQCLLHLGFVYFEFRSRNDRCDDRACLGELSPSQRQSSIVKWLESLNTVISSVWWVIGCYWIVTGGQPLLQDSPRLYWLTVVFLAFDVFFIIFCIGMALAVFFAIFCCIPLVAIAYAVATRQGASDADIRTLAKYRYRQADQFRKLDIDEKQEALGARLELGDDSSSNELALHPDDSCCICLSLYIDGAELYSLPCNHHFHCGCISKWLRINAICPLCKLNIRRGDTLV
- the LOC119988045 gene encoding E3 ubiquitin-protein ligase At1g63170-like isoform X1 — its product is MEVRRGSSRCSYSLLRHPTITSTLFLPLSRLITPRSDDDHEFCGENVGNDHHYSRPIVVLDVIWNLAFVAVSVLVLLSSIKERPSTPLRVWVCGYAFQCLLHLGFVYFEFRSRNDRCDDRACLGELSPSQRQSSIVKWLESLNTVISSVWWVIGCYWIVTGGQPLLQDSPRLYWLTVVFLAFDVFFIIFCIGMALAVFFAIFCCIPLVAIAYAVATRQGASDADIRTLAKYRYRQADQFRKLDIDEKQEALGARLELGDDSSSNELALHPDDSKCCICLSLYIDGAELYSLPCNHHFHCGCISKWLRINAICPLCKLNIRRGDTLV
- the LOC119988045 gene encoding E3 ubiquitin protein ligase RIE1-like isoform X3 gives rise to the protein MEVRRGSSRCSYSLLRHPTITSTLFLPLSRLITPRSDDDHEFCGENVGNDHHYSRPIVVLDVIWNLAFVAVSVLVLLSSIKERPSTPLRVWVCGYAFQCLLHLGFVYFEFRSRNDRCDDRACLGELSPSQRQSSIVKWLESLNTVISSVWWVIGCYWIVTGGQPLLQDSPRLYWTLAKYRYRQADQFRKLDIDEKQEALGARLELGDDSSSNELALHPDDSKCCICLSLYIDGAELYSLPCNHHFHCGCISKWLRINAICPLCKLNIRRGDTLV
- the LOC119995396 gene encoding alpha-L-arabinofuranosidase 1-like — protein: MASCKVPWSLLLVFFIFGCCSVYQCSAGLDANLTARLLVDASEAARRPIPETLFGIFFEEINHAGAGGLWAELVSNRGFEAGGPNTPSNIDPWSVIGDESSIILSTDRSSSFERNKVALRMDVLCDSQGSNICPSGGVGVYNPGYWGMNIEQGKIYKVILYVRSSGPINVSVSLTSSNGLQTLATANIIASAADVSNWKKAEVLLKAVGADHSSRLQLTTSQKGVIWFDQVSAMPLDTYKGHGFRNDLFKMLADIKPRFIRFPGGCFVEGEWLRDAFRWKESIGPWEERPGHFGDVWMYWTDDGLGYLEFLQLAEDLGALPVWVINNGISHQDQVDTSKVLPFIQEALDSIEFARGDSNSKWGSVRAAMGHPEPFDLRYMAIGNEDCGKKNYRGNYLRFYDAIKRAYPDIKIISNCDGSSQPLDHPADIYDYHIYTSASDLFSKSSRFNLAPRRGPKAFVSEYAVTGKDAGTGSFLAALAEAGFLIGLEKNSDIIEMASYAPLFVNSNDRRWNPDAIVFNSWQLYGTPSYWVHHLFKESSGATLLNATLQSNASSSLIASAIAWQTDDMKSYLKIKIVNFGSSSVNLRIDVDGLRLNSLGSSKTVYTAANLMDENSFKEPKKVVPTITLLEDMTEDIDVVLAPRSINSFDFLTESNHFLIKGTDSSSRASI